A window of Castanea sativa cultivar Marrone di Chiusa Pesio chromosome 8, ASM4071231v1 genomic DNA:
CAAGGATGGGAACAGTGAGGACACTTACTAAGATTCTCTTTTGGAGTTTTCTATGAGAAATGAAGGGCATGATGATCCTAGTAATTGTAGCATGGGTAATTTGATGGCAAATATATACTGCTGCATTCATTCACAAAATATATTACTGTATTACATCAGTTGAAAATGCACTCAGAGTAGATAGGCTGGGGCCTCCTCAAACCAATAAGCACATTGTGATAACCCCTTTGCATATCTAGCCAATCTTTGAGCTACCCCATTACCTTTTTCCCCACCCCCCGGGCCCTGGCACATAGAAAAAAGATGCTGATCTCAACAGTGGTGCTTGGTGCTTTGCCTGCTCTATAATATTCCCAAGCCTGGACTGATCTGGTTGCTCAGCTTGAAGAGCTTTAATGATTCCCAAAACATCCCCTTCAAAGACCAAATCATAAGGGCAGCAAGAGGCAGCAAACTTACTGCACGAGCCGCTGCCAGTGCATCTGCTTCCTCAGCATCTGAACCCATACTCTTCAAAGCACTCATAGCTACTATAAATTGCCCCTCTCTCTCTGATTACAGCACCTACCCATTCTTTTAAATATCTTTAAAGGCAGCTCCATCCGTAATATCGTTGAAAAAATTGAGCCCAGGAGGAGTCCAATTAGCAGATGATGGGTGTACTGAAACCATTTTTgactgtttttatttttgtagttttaaaaCTTGGAAGGTTTAGGTCAAATTTCTTTTATGAGAGATGGGAAATTTTGAATTCTGAGAGCTTTTGGTGTGCAGTGTTGGCCTTTATCAATGTTGTTATCTTTTCTTATTAATTCAATAAAGGTAGAATACAACTTAACTATTTTGAGCATTCTATAATAATACCATGCCTTATATTTTCATAGAATTGATTAGCAACAAATTTCAATTCTAAAAGAATTTCTCAAGATTCTTGTTCCTCCCAATAAGTGAGCTGGATTTGCTTGCAGCCTTTGTATCCATATATTTGAGTTTATGAAGAAATGGATTCCAACTTTTATGTCATGGTACCTTCAAAGCTTGAAGTCAACTCTCGTTTATGTTAAAATAAGAAACGGGTTGAAATGCTGACAAGTTTGAGTTAATTTTGCTCATGCCCTTATCCTTGTatattagttttctttttgattgattcttttattttaaaattggttcctttttttttggttgaaggtTTACAAATTAACAGGTTATATTAGCCTCCTGTGCTTCAAGGGATATGGCAAACTAAGCAGTGCAGTGAAAGTAGAGTGGAATAACAGGTAAAATTATTCTGCATGTTAATTCCTTTTTCAGTgtgcacatttttttttgtccaaaatagatttttggttttttcatgTTCATAAAGGTCACGACCTTTGTTGTACAGGGGATTCTCAACATTCCATGCTCTTATAGTAGCATTTGCTTCTCTCTACCTCCTGTTGTTATCAGATGAATTTGATGAAAAATCCCATGGTGACCTTATAATAAATAGGACATCTACTTTCTCAGATATGCTATTGGGGGTAAGTTGACATTGAAAGAAGCagtgtttggttttcttggcaTTTCTCACCCtcttattaattaattcaacTTGTTAGTGTCCAGCTAAAGTAAATATTAACTTCTCAATGAAACTGTGCTGCAATAAGCATTaacttctaaaataaatattaactaATACTTATAGCTAATATTGATCTGATAGATGTCAAACACATGGATGACACATGAAACTGGCACTAGCTTCAGTGGTAAGGCTGCATTGCCATGGTTCCAGTGGCCTAGGTTCAAAGATGGTCGACATGCTAAGTCACAACAGAAAACTATTATCTAGAAAAGGGTCAGAAAGAGTTCAGTAGAGGTTGATATATTCCAACTATTGTGAAGAAATAACAGACAAACAAATTTGAAGAACTGAATTTAACATTTCATGTGTTTTATAGGTGCCTTTCCCTAGGATAGATTTCAATACTTTTTAGCTAGCaagaaaggagaagaagaataaaTCACTCATAGAGATGTCAAGGAAGTCTTGATGCTGTAAGAAGTTGAACAATATAAAATGAAAGATGGGAGCGGATCATCTTCTCTACAGAATGGCATTTTTAGAACTTTAAGGAAGTTGAAAGGTAAAAATTGGGTTATCAtcaacaattatatattttgtggtGATTCTGTTTCGGAATTGTTGTTTGGTGAAATTGATAATGGAATGCCATTTTAAGTTGTAGTTCTAAGGCCAGGGGGACTATTCTTTGCTTTAGGGCTTAGTAGAGATCTCTTATGAGGAGTATATTTGGTGAAAGCATGAGACTTAAATGGTAAAGACCATGAGGCTCCTGTGGTTTTTTTATGGGGATTTCAGATGTATCCTATTGGAGAGAGacttatcatttttaattttttttttttgggggggggggggggttggggggGATCCTTTTCACTGGCTTTATAGATGAAAAAACTATGATCCACTCTTTGAACTGAAGGTGAGATATTGCAAAACAACCACACAATGCATGATACTACAAGAATGGCTTTTCACATCCTTTTGTTTGTCTGTTGCAATGGTGAGAGATTCGTGTAATAGCCTGTGTTTTATATGGGGTGTACTAATACATCAATTTTTGTATAGTTCAACACATTTCACATTTTGTCTGAAATCACAATTTCTTGGTGGTTAATTAGAATAGAAGTGTTTGGAGAAAGACTtggatttcaatttttagttcaaatagcttaaataaaatacaaaaagtacaAATAATTTCTATCGATGAAATTCATGGATGGATTTGAAATTATTAGgtgtattaattttaaattcataattttttgtgGATTTGGAATATGGTCCCACTTTGCTTAATGTGTGGGTAATTTAGAGAGAAAGAAGCAAACATTTAATAATGGTGAGCTGAAATCATTGATTATAAGGTTATTGTTTGAGGGGCTGAAGGCTTGGAAACATTGATGCATGTTCTGTTGTAGAGGTTATAGATTCAGTTTCTTTTAAATGGTAATTATTGAgcattgtaaaatttttggaGTGCTTTATGATGTATACACACTATGGACATGAGGCTCCCCTCTTATCAATAGAATTGCgtattacatatttaaaatataatcataattCATTTTGTTGGAGCAtaattctcaaaactcaaatccTCATATGCTGATAAAATTCATATAAAGTACATTATGTTactaatttttcttcaaatcctTTGATTTAATTCATCAAATCCAAATGCAACCTAATAgtttgttcttatataatttttttgagttaattctCTTTGAATGGGCATAGAGTTTCCTATACTGAGGAGATCCAACTGATTTGAATATGACCCCTCTCTGCTGGGGTTTTGTTGTGATTCAGAGGACCTCTTTCATAGACGCATTTAAGTTTAACTGCTGCATGTTTGTTAGCACTCAATATATGGACACTAATATCAGGTTCCTTGCCCACCCCCCACCCCCTACCCCCTACCCCATCCAACCCcccccaaaataaagaaagatttttatttttatttttttaaaggagcaAATCTGGAGTTAGGCATTGGGATAATGCtacatatttttaatattattttatttttctacagtttgcttattttttcccttttgtatACAGTTCTCCCTTGGTTATTTTCTATCAGACTTGGCAATGATTCTTTGGCTGTTTCCAGCTCTAGGTGGTCTGGAGTACGTAAGTTCCGATAAAAAATGCTTGCTTGATATTGTTAATTACTGTATCATTTCTTCTATTAGATTATCTTTTTCTAGAACCAGCTTCTCAACTTTGAAAAAGAATACTTGGTTTCCAAATTTAATTTTACTGGTTGAGATAGAAAAAccaataataatagtaatattattattatgcatCAACTGAATCTATAATGGTTGGTTAATAAGTGCATTGAGTCTATTactctttttcaaaaagtttgggATACTAAGTTGACCAATTTccttcatttcatttctttctatCAGGTTCTACACCATGGGCTATCCATGTCTTCAATTCTTCTCTCCCTCATAAGTGGTCAAGCACGGATTTACATACTAATGGTTCTTTTCTCAGAGAGCACTACTCCTTTTGTAAATCTAAGATGGTAAAGTTAGCATTTAGAGTTTCCTATTTTCGGGTTGTTGGTTGTCAACCGTGGCTTATTGCTGTGAATTCATACTTTCAGGTACTTGGATGTTGCTGGCCAGAAGAACTCCAAGCTTTACACCTATAATGGCATAGCATTGTTCCTGGGGTGGTTGGTATGGTCTTACATAGTCATGGTCTTGGTTTTCTTCAATTGTTAACCAAAAATTATGTGTATGCTAGGTTGTACTATGGGCCTGCATTTGTGTAGATAAAAAAAGAGTGTTCATTGGCAATGGTAAATGTCCTGGTTGGGTTAAATACAGGCAAAACTGCATACCTTGATGGCAGTTGTATGTCcaaataatttaaacaaatggAAAACATGGACAGATTTTGaacttcattattttttctttcacatgAATTGTTAGGGATGAAACTCTAAGTGTTTGCAAGGCATCTGTCGTAGCCTATATGGTAAATGGATATGGTTGATTTTGTCAGAGCATAGTTTCATTTTGAGTGGGAGAATCTTTTGTATGCATACGGTATATGGTGCACTtagtttgttcttttttttttttctttttttttttttcacataatgCCACCACAGAACATGGTATGATGAGAGTAAGCTCACTTACGTAACCCGTATAGAACGTTACAAGCTACTTGTATGTGCAAGAGCAGTGATCTTTTAGAGGTTTGGAACATGTAGTGCTTTCTTATGTACATGCATGCACGCATATTGTGCATAACGGTAtgttgagagagagggaggagggggtAATTTGATCACTTATCTTTTATAAGTTTCCACACCATAATGTTGGAGTTCATTTCTAATCTGCTCTACAAATTATAAACATATTGTGGTTTCAATATATATAACTGGTCCCAAAATGATTTCCTTGTTCCACATTCTTTTTAATGCTTGATAATTGTGTTTTGTGCGTTTGCTGCCTCCAGGTTGCAAGGATTTTTttgttcatcttcttttttgcaCATATGTTCAGCCATTTTGATCAGGTTTGTCAAAAGCTCCATGgtctttatattatattatatttttcatacatGTTCGTGTTAACGAGACAATTTTATATTCCAACCTACCAATTGCTAGTATTTTATTTCACTTATACTAtcttttagctttttagcttatttgctcatgtacaactttttaaggCCTCATTTTTCTAGGTATATTTAACTAATTTCCAGCAAATAAACTTGCAGAAAAAAGTTACATCCAAGTGAAATAATGTTCATTTGGTTAAACTACAATTATTCAACTTCCAACCCATGTTCCCTACTGCTGCCACTTTCTCCTttattccctctctctctctctcttgtagCTAAATAGCTTCCGACATCAATTCACATATTTCTTTTATCTCATATGTTGTACTTCATTCTCTTTAGCAGGGGGAAAAACTGTACTATGTTCTTATCATCTTATGATTATAACTACACCTCAGctattttaaatagttttttaaaagaaaaaaaaaatgccacacaTGTTGCATGTGCTCACATCTAGTCAATTGTGATAAGGTTTGaagtttttgttaagttttgcATATACAATGCCCTTTTAATCAGACCGCTCAGTCGTTGCACTTTTCTGAAGCATAATGTCAGTCTCTTCCAAGCCCTTTAGGCTCTCCTCTCCTAGTGTGGCATAATTTGCTCAAATCTTGATGGTCACTGCATTTGGGATGAATAGCACCAAATACTCCTAAACTTTCCAAGGGTTTCTCCCTGTTTCTTAATCATAGTAAATAGAAATCATGATGATTTCAAGCATTCCTCTCTTTCATGGCTTGAATGGACTATTGCGCTAGATTGCTTGTTGCCagaattataattataaactaTCTCTTATAGTTGGGTCCATGATGCTGGATGAAGtccccccaccccaaaaaaaaaagctgtaaCACTTGTGTTGAATTTATAGTATGACAAAATGGAAACCTCAAATAATTACAACACTGTCTTGGAAGGTTGGCTGGTTACTCTCCCCATTTATCAATATTAGCATTAGAGTTGAACtgttatttctttatttcaggtcaagaaaatttttccttttggctTCTACAACTTGCTTGTGGTGTCTCCTGTGTTGGCAATTATGAAtgtgttttggttttggaaGATTGTCAGGGGTTTATTAAAAACTCTTTCAAAAGCAAGACACAAGCATTGAGCAGGCAATTTTCCTGCTGTGAGTACCTTCTGGTGAGTTAATTGATTGGAATTAgatgctttttatttttggttcttttttattgtttgggGTAGACCAAGATATTGTTGTGAATTGTATAAAAAAGATTAGCTCAAATATGAATACTGTTAAGAGTTatttcttgttatttttatattttcttagggtcttattaccttgaaatttttttaatagtctaAATTATCAACgcatttttttgtaaaactCATTATAAAATACCATGTGGTCTTACCTCCAATAATTATCACTCCTCCACATTCATGTCCATCATACTGCAATTGCATCTTGCATCATTCTGTGAACTTCACTAAGAGCATTTTGTAAAACTAATTCTACACTGATCAAAACAGCTTGCTTacatttaaaatagaaaaaagaaaaatctaatgCACAAGttaaccaccccccccccccccccccccccccacacacacacacacacacacacaaagagagagagagagagagagagagagagagagagaaggcttTGAAAAGGTATCATTGAAGCACATATCTAAACCATGAAGGAGGAGGCATAGCAAGTTGTGCTACTGAATCGGACTTGGAGAAATTAGCAATGTGAGAAATGACACGTTAAAATTTAATTCcatcaatcttaaaaattttctaattattccTTGCAAAAAAAACTTTGGTGATGCAATGCTTCGATTTTCTTCAACCTTATGAACACACCAAACTCAAGCCCTACTCTTGTTTgtgttgttttcttggttatgaCATTGAATACAAGGGATGTAGATGTCACGATCATTTTTCTTGCAAGCTACATGTTTCTCaacttgtgatttttttttaaaaaacatgcaTTTCTCCAAGCCATTCAAGTGCCATTTGCCCTTTACTTCTCCTCTCTTTAAAATCCTCATGTTGgcatttttcttgaaaattgtcCCTTTCCTGAAAAAATTCTTTCTGCCGCTATGCCCTTTCCAGCATCTCCCAACACATCAGTCATGAGGATTCTCATAGCTCCTATATTTCATCTTGTCCTACTCGAGTAAGAGCATCTCCTTTATCTTACTATTATTGCAATTATGCTCTTACTACACTTTATGTATCCCACTCCTACCATGAGGTTTTCCTCTAATCCTTTaggctttgtttggttggaggtgaggaaaagtgggaggatagaaaattatGGGATGGAAAATTGGGAGGATAtaaaagttttggttttttctcatgtgtgtttggttggaggagtggaaaagtgggagggtggaaaattcttttgtttggttggagagaaaagtgggaggatgaaaaatgtagtttatatGAATTGACTATTATGTCATTGTTATAACAAAATACCAAAGGGTCTAATAAGtgtgaaaaaatgtataaattataaataaaaaccataGATGAGAGCAAGCAAAAACTGggtgaaatgaataaaaaaaaaaaaacttatagcTTTGAAGAACCTGGAGATCTCCTGTGAAAAACTCTTGGGAAaatataggaaaaataaataaataagtattttttttagaattaaataaataaataagtaatcaAATAGCAATAAATAAGGTGGAATATAATGAGGACaaggcacccaaaaaaaaaaaaaaaaggaaaggaaagaggaGAACGTGGAGACATGCTGTGTGTAAAGACAAGAGTATTTGTGTAATTTATTATCCACGTCATCTTTTCTCCTAAAGTGGGAGGACAAAATTTTGTGAGCTCAATGGGAAAATTTTCCATAtcattttatttctctcttgttttctctcttgaACTAAACAAAGGAAAATTCCATTTTCCAccttatttttctctcattctttttccatctttcttgttttcaccccaaccaaatgTGGCCTCGTGATAGACAGCTATAGTAGAAGAACTCATGCTTTTCTTCAAAATCGAACTTGGCATCTTGTTGAGTTGGCTCTAGAAAGTTTGTAGCTGGTTATAAATGGCTTTACAATATCAAAACTTGATTTGATAGTACAATAGACAGGTATAAAGCTTGTCTTATGGTTCAAGATTTCACCCAGAAGTATGGCGTATATTGCGAAGAGAAATTTACCCCTATTACTCAACTTACACGCGCTTGTTCCCTCCTTGTTATTACTGCTATCTGTCATTAGTTTCTCTTTCAGAtagatgtcaaaaatgcattctttaattttaatggCAATCTTACAGAAGCAATCTACATGCAGCCTCGTCCTAGTTTAGAGCACCAACTGCACATCGTCTATTGTCTTAAAAAGCTCTTTATGCCTCAAAGAAGCCCCTTAGACTTGGTTTACCAAGTTCAACCCAACAATTTCACACCTGGCTTCTCCTCCAATCGTTATGACTCTGTCCTCTTTCTTCATCTATCAAGTCTCAAATAAGGTCTCTTGCTTTTATATGTCGAGGGACTAAAAACATTTACATATCCACTGCTTCAAACTGTAGTATCTTGGCACTCATAGCTAATTCTTCAGTTTTGAGGTCACTTCTTCTAATGATGCCTACGATCTCTTTCAAGCAAAATGTGCCTGATCTCATCTCTCATGTTCATTGGCTATAAGCTTTTTGAGATGCCTTTTAAATCCAATGCCAAGCTTCATGCCACGAACGGCGAGCCAATTCTTGATACTAACATCTACAGACAATTAGTTCGTAGTCTCGTGAACATGATTGTTACTTGTCTTTATAATTCACATTATGtgtgcctttcttttttttgagaggaaaacataatgcgtaccttgataATCAATTGATGTCTACTCCGTGCTTTTTTCACTTTGTTGTTTTTCTCAGCATCCTACACTGTCTCGAGGACACGTTCATGGGATTTTCTTCCCCTCGGGCCTCTGCTAATGATATGGGCAACCCGTGCCTATTCTACTCCGTGCCTATTCTGATGTTGATTAGGTAGGCAACCCCGTTGATTGTCATTCAACCACTGGATATTGCTTGCTATGTGATGCAACCCTTCAACCACAAGACAATATGATGTTGCTTAATCGAGTACTGAGGCTAAATATTGT
This region includes:
- the LOC142605726 gene encoding uncharacterized protein LOC142605726, encoding MAVSVTDYVSTSTKQSHWLVSIFSGIIICIIVYKLTGYISLLCFKGYGKLSSAVKVEWNNRGFSTFHALIVAFASLYLLLLSDEFDEKSHGDLIINRTSTFSDMLLGFSLGYFLSDLAMILWLFPALGGLEYVLHHGLSMSSILLSLISGQARIYILMVLFSESTTPFVNLRWYLDVAGQKNSKLYTYNGIALFLGWLVARIFLFIFFFAHMFSHFDQVKKIFPFGFYNLLVVSPVLAIMNVFWFWKIVRGLLKTLSKARHKH